AGATTCGAGACCTGCGCCGTCAGGACAAAATTGGACGCTCCCGCTGAGGTTTTAGCAACCGTTGAGGTGAGACTTACCGATCTTCTTTTGGGCAAAATAATACCGTGCAACCCGGCACCATCCGCACTTCGAATGATAGCCCCCAGGTTATGCGGGTCTTCAATTCCGTCGAGAAGAGCCAGCAGAGGAGGTTCATTCAATTCCTTGCTTGTGTTGAGAATCTCCTCTACGGATGCATAAGAATGTGATTTAACAAAAGCAATTATTCCCTGGGTATTAAAATTTTTAGCCCGTTCCCCTAATTTTTGCTTTGAGATACGTTCAACAGTCACATTGTTCCTTCTTGCCAAAGCAGTTATTTCGGATATTATCTGACCTTTTATTTCCTCGGCAATTAGAATTTTTTCGACCATCTTTCCGGACCCCAAAGCCTCGATCACAGGATTGCGGCCGTATATGATTTCTGACATTAACTTTTTCATTTTTTAAATAGGCTATGAATTTTACAAATTTTAATCTCTCAACGCAATGAAATTCTAAAATGGTTGAAAATTGGCTATCCTGAATTTCCTTGACTTTGGTGTAAAATTTATTTAAAATTTTGTACCCTCAATTCAATCCACAAAATCGGGGAAAATGTTCCGTGGTAAACGTTAAAGTAAGCCGGGTCATTAACGGAGATCCTAAGAAAATCTGGGACCTCATTAATCAAGTTGAACGATTCCCGGAATGGATGCCAGGCATCACAGAAGCCCGCGTCACGACAAAACCAAAAAACAAGAAAACCGGCCTTGGGCGACAACAGTTGCTTAAAACAGATATTAATTTAGGCAAAGGCGAGACGCTTCAGCAAGTTATCGCCTGGGAGCCCCCGAATAAAATTACCTGGCAGCATTTGAAGGATGTAATTGACGGCAAAGAATTCAATCATGCCAAGGAAATCAAGACAACTCTGTCAATTACAAATAGCGAGGGAGAGATTACCATCCGGATGGTTGGTTCCTGGCAGCCCGTTGGGGTTTCTGGTCAGCTCATGTCACGCATGATGAAACGAACCGTCACCAAGAATTTTAAACAAGCCTTAAAAAACTTAGAAAAAATAATCAAAAAAAAACATGCCTGAGAGCTCCTTTTTATCAACCTGAAGGTACCCACCCGTCACTTTACTAATTTTGGAAGTTTGGCAAAGTTGAA
This window of the candidate division KSB1 bacterium genome carries:
- the rlmB gene encoding 23S rRNA (guanosine(2251)-2'-O)-methyltransferase RlmB; translation: MKKLMSEIIYGRNPVIEALGSGKMVEKILIAEEIKGQIISEITALARRNNVTVERISKQKLGERAKNFNTQGIIAFVKSHSYASVEEILNTSKELNEPPLLALLDGIEDPHNLGAIIRSADGAGLHGIILPKRRSVSLTSTVAKTSAGASNFVLTAQVSNLNYTIDTLKKKNIWIAGTDQNAGQSFTEADLSGPLAIVIGAEGRGIHRLVKENCDFLVSIPMFGKMNSLNASVAAALLFFEARRQRQLKS
- a CDS encoding SRPBCC family protein; the protein is MVNVKVSRVINGDPKKIWDLINQVERFPEWMPGITEARVTTKPKNKKTGLGRQQLLKTDINLGKGETLQQVIAWEPPNKITWQHLKDVIDGKEFNHAKEIKTTLSITNSEGEITIRMVGSWQPVGVSGQLMSRMMKRTVTKNFKQALKNLEKIIKKKHA